The genomic window ttactttctgacccctggactttccaccttcAAAACAATTAGGACAGGATTGTCAGAATGTCACCTTAGTGGCAGAAAACAGGATGTCCCCCGACAATCCCAATGGTGATTGGAGTCTGTTGGTGGCAAACAATATAGCAATCCCAATGGTGATTGGAGTATGTTGGTGGCAAACAATAGAGCAATCCCAaaggtgattggtggatgcttTCTGGCTACTTCTTGGTACTTCCACCAGGGACCCCGGAAACACAACTGCATCCAGTCATCGTTGATCTAGATCTATTGTGGtttttttaagtctaaatattcatgatatttttggttttctcaGCTCAGTGAGTCAGATGATACTTTGTGTTTGTAAGTGATATGGGAATGTACCACCACTGACTGAAATTCCACATCTGTTTTCCCCACAGGCAGCCAAGATTTTCCCAGAACACATGGGCAGAAGGACAAACAGGGAGGGCGGGTGTCCAGAACCAGTGGGAACAAGGGCAGCAAGAGCAGTTTGGAAGTAGATGGACGCACAGCAGATAATACACAAAATGAGCTGAGTGACAAGGATGACACGTGTTCAATAGAACAAGAttcagcagggggagctggagACCATGGTCCAGGTAAGGTTCCAAATCCCAAGACATATTCAGGTATTTGGACTGACCATCAAATTGATAAAATCTAAGTATTCTGTACCTACTGTGCCCAAACTTACTGCTGCAAACCTAGCATAGACCACAAGAGCAGCAGCTCTATTACTTAGTGGGCCAGTTGACCGgtgttgcaaaaataaatttaaaaaaaaatcttacattgATGGACATAAATCATGTAACCAATTCTGAAttcatactaaaaaaaaaacataaggacCAACATACAGTTTTTCAATGCAATGACCAAGGTGTCAGAGAGTAGAATTGTAAAAATTACCCCAGTGATCGTTACTACAGCTGACTAATGTTAGATCATTTTAGTTATGATTTTCACTGAAACGTATAGGTTAACTTCTAAACCACAATGACACTTTATGGAAGTACATGGTTAATTGTACTTTAGATAGGACGGCAGATTATAGGCTAATTTTACTGTGGCTTTTTAAATACCCCACACTACCAAAAACGTCATGTTTAAATAGTAAGAATAAAGAACCAAAGAATGAAATTAGAGGCTGTTCTGTACGTCTGTTCTCTTAACTAATATATACCatgattttaatgaattattgaatCCCCTTCCACACAAGttaatgttaataatatttagcatttaattaatggctatgaataactgtagaaaattagtattgtaccttatcggacctgtgtgtgtagttgttccaatgactttTGGCATGCACATATTGTacttcgctttggataaaagcatctgccaaataaatgtaatataatgtaaggCAAGAACTGGAGTGGAATCGAAGGAAATaatgagcaaacacaaaatCTACTCAGAAAACACACTAGTAGGACGAGACAAGAATCGAAGTAGAACAAAATAGTGAACACATATAGTCAACAAAGTAATCACTATCCAGTACAGATTAACTAGGGAAACGACCAGTCCAatgataaaatggaaaaaaatatacctgagtgcttatcctgggcaaggtcacggggggtgctggaggctatcccagcatgcattgggcgagaggcaggattacaccctggacaggccagcACTCTttcgcagggaacacacaccattcactcacacactcatacctatgggcaagtTAGAGTCTTGAATtcacctacctgcatgtctttggactgtgggaggaaacccacgcagacatggggagaacatacTGTTGTGTCCTCTAATGCTTTTATTATGCTTTAGTTATAGTTCCTATTACACCACTAGGTGTCACTGTAACTTGTGTGTATTGGTGTTACCTGCTGTGTTGTTGTATGGTAGAAAGGAAGTGACATACAGGAACCAGGAAGTAAGGACACTGGAAGCCATATGCTAGGAGATGTTCATTAAAACAGTAAGCTAGAATTCATCCATGCTCTCCTGCGTGTTTTATATGCCATCCACCTCTACACATACAAACTCTACGCAGAAAGGCCCAGGGCGGATGggaacccagaaccttcttgcACATCATAGTGTGCTATCCTCAACAACACACTATGATGATGCTTATTAGTAATAGTCTAGGTAGTTAATGGCAGTTCATTAACACTATAAATTACACATCACTTATAGTTGGTATCATTTGAAATGACATGAATGTTTAATCAGATACATAAAAATTTATCTGACTTCTGAACTCTTCTTTTAAAATGGATGATTTGGGAAAATGGCTCTAAAATTTTCAAAGTTTACAGTTGTTTTACAGAGATATTTAAGAGAATTCCAGATAGCCATCATACATTGATTTTGTGTCAGCGCAGTTGTtaaattttctgttttgaaacTTCAATCGCAAATacgaaaaaacacaaaagtaagATTCTTGGTAGGCTACAAGTATGCTATCACAGCCACACTTGTATTGGAGTGAGATCATGCCAAAGTGCTGGGCCACTACTACTGGGCCACTACTctgcattgcattcatttgtgccaatgttcatcttttttattatttagcctacagaatatgaaaaacaaaagataaagACAAAATTTCCTAAAATTATCTCTTTCATGTGTTACTTCTTCACAGTAAGCTGCATACTGAGTTGTTTGCCAACACGATGTCTGCAAAAACGGagaagcaacaaaaaaaaaaaacagtaagtaCAATTATTTGTTGTCATGATACCATGAGTGACCCCGGAAACACAACTGTGACCAGTCATTGTTGATCTAGATcttttgggttttttaaaagtctaaatattcatgatatttttggttttctcaGCTCAGTGAGTCAAATACTTTGTAGAACACATACAGTCAACAAAGAAATCACTATCCAGTGCAGATTAACTAGGGAAACAGCCAGTCTAATGAAAAAATGGAAGGAAATACGtgtacctgcttatcctggcccgggttgtggggggtgctggaggtgaaagataaaaaaaataaaagaaaggttAAAGACACAAGGTAAAGGAAAAGCAAATCCCTGCTTAGTTCAGGGACAAATATTGCCACTGATACATTTTCCAGAAGTAGCAATCCAGTAACAccataacaataaataacatactTTGTTCTATCCCGTATTTACTTGTAAAAACCCAATGGTGTCAGTACACCACACTGGCTTCAGTCTGAGCTAACTGTCTTCCAAGTACAGTATCAGAAAAACTTTAGTATCTTAAAATCATGAATAAAGTCTAGGTTCagaaagtcctccccagtattttgtttcagttacctggatttgttcatttgcataattcatCAGCCAAGAGGTAgaattaattagtgaaatcagctaaCTGAGTTCATGGTTGGAAGAAAGACAAGGAAGGACATGtattttctgacccctggactttccacctttgAATAAATTAGGACAGGATTGTCAGAATGTCACCTTCGTGGCAGAAAACAGGATGCCCCCCAACAATCCCAATGGTGATTGGAGTATGCTGGTGACAACCAATAGAGCGATCCCAATGGTGATTGGAGTATGTTTGTGGCAAACAATAGAGCAATCCCAATGGTGATCTAGATCTATTGTGGtttttttaagtctaaatattcatgatatttttGATTTTCTCTGCTCAGTGAGTCAGatgatattttgtgtttgtaagtgATATGGGAATGTACCACCACTGACTGAAATTCCACATCTGTTTTCCCCACAGGCAGCCAGGAGTTTTCCAGAAGACATGAGCAGAAGGACAAACAGGGAGGGCAGGTGTCCATAACCAGTGGGAACAAGGGCAGCAAGAGCAATTTGGCAGTAGAAGAGGGACGCACAGCAGTTGATAATACACAGTGTGAGCTGAGTGACAAGGATGACACGTGTTCAATGGAACAAGCTTCAGCAGCGAGAGCTGGAGACCATGGTCCAGGTGAGGTTCCAAATCCCAGGACATACTTAGGTATTTGGACTGACAATCAAACTGATAAAATCAAAGTATTCTGTACCTACTGTGCCCAAACTTACTTTTGCAAACCTAGCATAGACCAAAAGAGAAGCAGCTCTATTACTTAGTGGGCCAGTTGATCGGtgttgccaaaataaataataaaaaaatcttacataAATCAGGTATCCTCTTCTGGATtcatatggaaaaaaacatatggACCAACATAAAGTTTTTCAATGCAATGACCAAGGTGTCAGAGAGTTGAATTGTAAAAATTACCCCAGTGATTGTTACTACAGCTGACTAATGTTAGATCATTTTAGTTATGATTTTCACTGAAACGTATAGGTTAACTTCTAAACCACAATGACACTTTGTAGAAGTACATGGTGTCGGAGCCAATTCACACTTCACTCTTCGGTTTATGGTTTATTAGTATTCAAAGCAGCCTATTACGGGGagcacagcagggggcgctggtttTTGAGTTGCACATAAGGTGCGCTACAGCAGAGCAAGAGGTGTTGCCTGATTGAGGAGGCATACAGTCTTTTGACCGTGTCAACACGCTTAGCACTGCCACTTGTAGGAGCTAGGATAGCTGCACATTGGGGTGTTTATTctccttttgtttcatttgatttcattattatttacaacATCACAACTGGCTGCGATAATGGATCGGATCCGGAACATCAGAGACGAGAATGGTGAGCAATAACTCGTCAAAACAAGTTGCATCAATCAGGTAGCCAAGAGACTTAATTGGTTTGTGTGAAAGTCAATACATGGTTAATTGCACTTTAGATAGGAGGGCAGATTATAGGCTAATTTTACTGTGGCTTTCTAAAGACCCCACGCTACCAAAAACGCCATGTTTAAATAGCAAGAATAAAGAACCAAAGAAAGAAATTAGAGGCTGTTCTGTACTTCTGTTCTCTTAACAAATATAtgccattattttaatgaattattgaatCCCCTTCCACACGATTGAACAGCaataatatttatcatttaattaatgGCCATGAATAActatacaaaatgagtattgtaccttatcggaccggtgtgtgtagttgttccaatgacctttggcatgcacttattgtacgtcgctttggataaaagcgtctgccaaatgaatgtaatgtaaggcaAGAACTGGAGTGGAATCAAAGGAATTAATGAGCAAACGCAAAATCTACTCAGCAAACACAATAGTAGGGCGAGACAAGAATCGAAGTAGAACAAAATAGGGAACACATACAGTCAACAAAGAAATCGCTATCCAGTACAGATTAACTAGGGAAATGGCCAGTCTAATGAAAAAATGGAAGGAAATACGtgtacctgcttatcctgggcagggttgtggggggtgctggaggctatcccagcatTGGGCATTGTTGTCACGTTACCTTGAGTGAAaggttaaaaaagtaaaaggaaGGTTATAGAAACGAGGTAAAGGAAAAGCAAATCCCTGCTTAGTTCAGTGACAAATATTGCGACTGATACATTTTCCAGAAGTAGCAATCCAGTCACAccataacaataaataacatactTTGTTTTATCCCGTATTTACTTGTAAATACCAAATGCTGTCAGTACACCACACTGGCTTCAGTCTGAGCTAACTGTCTTCCAAGTACAGTATCAGAAAAACTTTAATAtcttaaaaacaatcaaaatcatGAATAAAGTCTAGCTTCagaaagtcctccccagtattttgtttcagttacctggatttgttcatttgcataattcatCAGCCAAGAGGTAgaattaattagtgaaatcagctaaCTGAGTTCATGGTTGGAAGAAAGACAAGGAAGGACATGtattttctgacccctggactttccaccttcGAATAAATTAGGACAGGATTGTCAAAATGTCACCTTAGTGGCAGAAAACAGGATATCCCCCAACAATCCCAATGGTGATTGGAGTCTGTTGGTGACAACCAATAGAGCAATCCCAATGGTGATTGGAGTCTGTTGGTGACAAACAATAAGGCAATCCCAATAGGCCtctttcacaagatggcgaccaaaaccggatgtagggatactttgtttccggttaccgttgctacggacgcaagtccatttctgacagcgaaaaattgagcctaaacagcgatgtgtgttctcacagtccctaatagctctgccaaagttcactgtccgatgttatccgcattgtagaagcattgccagtgaacgttaagcggtccAAACTAGACAAGGGcaataaattcttttttgagaagtttatattcggttatgaaggtaagtataacgttagctctggatcgccagaaagctaaatagctagcttgctaaccacagcaagttagccgattaaagagatatTTAATTtcgacataacataaaatattttctgtagacaactccattgtgttttcgtagcgtgaagcaacatctgctgtccgttaacagcgtctctgttcctctcggttgtcccgaaaatgaatgaatagggagcctgacaactgtgaggaaaagcgattctgttaacgttgacggtcagcaggggaggcaaagctatgtaagtacaatgcgttaggctccacaaaatgacttatgttataccgaagtgaaatatctctgaactaagttGTGTACTACcattactattttgtgacatgttttttgtgctgtacttgttctaataaagatttatattgcttgtcagatcgcctgtgtaatggtgttcagttcactaccgagctgtttgttttcatcgctgatgaaaactacccacacatcagctgatatatcttaagtaggcttgtcgcgatgtccgtcaatacattttgtaattacaattaacaactgtGGCACCGTACTGGgtgtgacggtgcaggcggggcggcacagaaatacacagaccggaggtttggggaaaaatagcccaacagggctcTTTAATTAAACCAAATTAAGCACGCAAATCAAAGCCGTACTCAACAACAAAAGtttcttctttaaattaaattaaagtaaagtaaagtaactGAAATTAAGGTAATGATGACCCGGAGACAGCTTAGGGGATCCCTCTTTAAAGCACGAAGAGGGATGTGGTCCCGCGTCTCCGCTGGCTTCTGCAAAACAAGTACAAAGTTACAAACAGATATTTTGCCGCTCTGTTGTAGCCCAAAAACCCCCTCTGctcaagggagacaaaggcCTCCTCTTAAGCTCCCAGCTCATTTCCCTGGAGTAGCGGCAGCTGTGTGGCCTCATTGACTTCAGGTGTGTTGAGTGCCAATGAGGGAGTTGGGGAATTTCCCggttgccgctctccagggtcctgtggctgggcttcacAGAGTGGTGCTGTCCTGGGTCCTGAACAGCGGGCCTGGTGGTAGGTTTGAGCTGATGAATATccggctgggaggggcactgcgggggcatgccccgatccacgccacacaactaaaataaacgtgcatctgcagtttcaacattgaatatccaaatatgtgcttgctaacaagctagctggctaaaacgtcatttgctaatcataacataaaatatagctagctaactgattttatgacattcttgAGTAACAAATACCACATGACTGAGACTGCGTTCGTTCTTAATGAACGATAAAAAACAGAGGAGTTGGTAGTGGAGTCAGACTTCTGGACCCAAATGTATGTGAGGAGAAAAGTTTAATATCGAGTGTAATCGTATTGATTCACAAagcagtagctaactagctagctatcgtaaTGAGTTAGTTTATGTTAGTTTGCAACAGTCATGCTACCTCGCAagttttcttattattttggaGCAGATCTGTGGGAAAGCTGTGAAAGggcaaataaattcttctttGAATTGGTACACAGGGGAACGCAACAAAACTGGTTGCTCTTCGtcgctgccattgttttggtggCTGTTAAGATAACCGGAAATGAGAgacccctacatccggttttcatacccggaaatgtgaaataggcctatggTGATTGGAATATGTTGGTGGCAAACAATAGAGCAATCCCAaaggtgattggtggatgcttTCTGGCTACTTCTTGGTACTTCCACCAGGGACCCCGGAAACACAACTGCATCTAGTCATCGTTGATCTAGATCTATTGTGGtttttttaagtctaaatattcatgatatttttGATTTTCTCTGCTCAGTGAGTCAGATGATACTTTGTGTTTGTAAGTGATATGGGAATGTACCACCACTGACTGAAATTCCACATCTGTTTTCCCCACAGGCAGCCAGGAGTTTTCCAGAAGACATGAGCAGAAGGACAAACAGGGAGGGCAGGTGTCCATAACCAGTGGGAACAAGGGCAGCAAGAGCAATTTGGCAGTAGAAGAGGGACGCACAGCAGTTGATAATACACAGTGTGAGCTGAGTGACAAGGATGACACGTGTTCAATGGAACAAGCTTCAGCAGCGAGAGCTGGAGACCATGGTCCAGGTGAGGTTCCAAATCCCAGGACATACTTAGGTATTTGGACTGACAATCAAACTGATAAAATCAAAGTATTCTGTACCTACTGTGCCCAAACTTACTTTTGCAAACCTAGCATAGACCAAAAGAGAAGCAGCTCTATTACTTAGTGGGCCAGTTGATCGGtgttgccaaaataaataataaaaaaatcttacataAATCAGGTATCCTCTTCTGGATtcatatggaaaaaaacatatggACCAACATAAAGTTTTTCAATGCAATGACCAAGGTGTCAGAGAGTTGAATTGTAAAAATTACCCCAGTGATTGTTACTACAGCTGACTAATGTTAGATCATTTTAGTTATGATTTTCACTGAAACGTATAGGTTAACTTCTAAACCACAATGACACTTTGTGGAAGTACATGGTGTCGGAGCCAATTCACACTTCACTCTTCGGTTTATGGTTTATTAGTATTCAAAGCAGCCTATTACGGGGagcacagcagggggcgctggtttTTGAGTTGCACATAAGGTGCGCTACAGCAGAGCAAGAGGTGTTGCCTGATTGAGGAGGCATACAGTCTTTTGACCGTGTCAACACGCTTAGCACTGCCACTTGTAGGAGCTAGGATAGCTGCACATTGGGGTGTTTATTctccttttgtttcatttgatttcattattatttacaacATCACAACTGGCTGCGATAATGGATCGGATCCGGAACATCAGAGACGAGAATGGTGAGCAATAACTCGTCAAAACAAGTTGCATCAATCAGGTAGCCAAGAGACTTAATTGGTTTGTGTGAAAGTCAATACATGGTTAATTGCACTTTAGATAGGAGGGCAGATTATAGGCTAATTTTACTGTGGCTTTCTAAAGACCCCACGCTACCAAAAACGCCATGTTTAAATAGCAAGAATAAAGAACCAAAGAAAGAAATTAGAGGCTGTTCTGTACTTCTGTTCTCTTAACAAATATAtgccattattttaatgaattattgaatCCCCTTCCACACGATTGAACAGCaataatatttatcatttaattaatgGCCATGAATAActatacaaaatgagtattgtaccttatcggaccggtgtgtgtagttgttccaatgacctttggcatgcacttattgtacgtcgctttggataaaagcgtctgccaaatgaatgtaatgtaaggcaAGAACTGGAGTGGAATCAAAGGAATTAATGAGCAAACGCAAAATCTACTCAGCAAACACAATAGTAGGGCGAGACAAGAATCGAAGTAGAACAAAATAGGGAACACATACAGTCAACAAAGAAATCGCTATCCAGTACAGATTAACTAGGGAAATGGCCAGTCTAATGAAAAAATGGAAGGAAATACGtgtacctgcttatcctgggcagggttgtggggggtgctggaggctatcccagcatTGGGCATTGTTGTCACGTTACCTTGAGTGAAaggttaaaaaagtaaaaggaaGGTTATAGAAACGAGGTAAAGGAAAAGCAAATCCCTGCTTAGTTCAGTGACAAATATTGCGACTGATACATTTTCCAGAAGTAGCAATCCAGTCACAccataacaataaataacatactTTGTTTTATCCCGTATTTACTTGTAAATACCAAATGCTGTCAGTACACCACACTGGCTTCAGTCTGAGCTAACTGTCTTCCAAGCACAGTATCAGAAAAACTTTAATAtcttaaaaacaatcaaaatcatGAATAAAGTCTAGCTTCagaaagtcctccccagtattttgtttcagttacctggatttgttcatttgcataattcatCAGCCAAGAGGTAgaattaattagtgaaatcagctaaCTGAGTTCATGGTTGGAAGAAAGACAAGGAAGGACATGtattttctgacccctggactttccaccttcGAATAAATTAGGACAGGATTGTCAAAATGTCACCTTAGTGGCAGAAAACAGGATATCCCCCAACAATCCCAATGGTGATTGGAGTCTGTTGGTGACAACCAATAGAGCAATCCCAATGGTGATTGGAGTCTGTTGGTGACAAACAATAAGGCAATCCCAATAGGCCtctttcacaagatggcgaccaaaaccggatgtagggatactttgtttccggttaccgttgctacggacgcaagtccatttctgacagcgaaaaattgagcctaaacagcgatgtgtgttctcacagtccctaatagctctgccaaagttcactgtccgatgttatccgcattgtagaagcattgccagtgaacgttaagcggtccAAACTAGACAAGGGcaataaattcttttttgagaagtttatattcggttatgaaggtaagtataacgttagctctggatCGCCAGAAAGcgaaatagctagcttgctaaccacagcaagttagccgattaaagagatatTTAATTtcgacataacataaaatattttctgtagatgactccattgtgttttagtagcgtgaagcaacatctgctgtccgttaacagcgtctctgttcctctcggttgtcccgaaaatgaatgaatagggagcctgacaactgtgaggaaaagcgattctgttaacgttgacggtcagcaggggaggcaaagctatgtaagtacaatgcgttaggctccacaaaatgacttatgttataccgaagtgaaatatctctgaactaagttttgtactaccattactattttgtgacatgttttttgtgctgtacttgttctaataaagatttatattgcttgtcagatcgcctgtgtaatggtgttcagttcactaccgagctgtttgttttcatcgctgatgaaaactacccacacatcagctgatatatcttaagtaggcttgtcgcgatgtccgtcaatacattttgtaattacaattaacaactgtGGCACCGTACTGGgtgtgacggtgcaggcggggcggcacagaaatacacagaccggaggtttggggaaaaatagcccaacagggctcTTTAATTAAACCAAATTAAGCATGCAAATCAAAGCCGTACTCAACAACAAAAGtttcttctttaaattaaattaaagtaaagtaaagtaactGAAATTAAGGTAATGATGACCCGGAGACAGCTTAGGGGATCCCTCTTTTAAGCACGAAGAGGGATGTGGTCCCGCGTCTCCGCTGGCTTCTGCAAAACAAGTACAAAGTTACAAACAGATATTTTGCCGCTCTGTTGTAGCCCAAAAACCCCCTCTGctcaagggagacaaaggcCTCCTCTTAAGCTCCCAGCTCATTTCCCTGGAGTAGCGGCAGCTGTGTGGCCTCATTGACTTCAGGTGTGTTGAGTGCCAATGAGGGAGTTGGGGAATTTCCCggttgccgctctccagggtcctgtggctgggcttcacAGAGTGGTGCTGTCCTGGGTCCTGAACAGCGGGCCTGGTGGTAGGTTTGAGCTGATGAATATccggctgggaggggcactgcgggggcatgccccgatccacgccacacaactaaaataaacgtgcatctgcagtttcaacattgaatatccaaatatgtgcttgctaacaagctagctggctaaaacgtcatttgctaatcataacataaaatatagctagctaactgattttatgacattcttgAGTAACAAATACCACATGACTGAGACTGCGTTCGTTCTTAATGAACGATAAAAAACAGAGGAGTTGGTAGTGGAGTCAGACTTCTGGACCCAAATGTATGTGAGGAGAAAAGTTTAATATCGAGTGTAATCGTATTGATTCACAAagcagtagctaactagctagctatcgtaaTGAGTTAGTTTATGTTAGTTTGCAACAGTCATGCTACCTTGCatgttttcttattattttggaGCAGATCTGTGGGAAAGCTGTGAAAGggcaaataaattcttcttcGAATTGGTACACAGGGGAACGCAACAAAACTGGTTGCTCTTCGtcgctgccattgttttggtggCTGTTAAGATAACCGGAAATGAGAGACCCCTACATCCAGTTTTCATACccggaaatgtgaaataggcctatggTGATTGGAATATGTTGGTGGCAAACAATAGAGCAATCCCAaaggtgattggtggatgcttTCTGGCTACTTCTTGGTACTTCCACCAGGGACCCCGGAAACACAACTGCATCTAGTCATCGTTGATCTAGATCTATTGTGGtttttttaagtctaaatattcatgatatttttGATTTTCTCTGCTCAGTGAGTCAGATGATACTTTGTGTTTGTAAGTGATATGGGAATGTACCACCACTGACTGAAATTCCACATCTGTTTTCCCCACAGGCAGCCAGGAGTTTTCCAGAAGACATGAGCAGAAGGACAAACAGGGAGGGCAGGTGTCCATAACCAGTGGGAACAAGGGCAGCAAGAGCAATTTGGCAGTAGAAGAGGGACGCACAGCAGTTGATAATACACAGTGTGAGCTGAGTGACAAGGATGACACGTGTTCAATGGAACAAGCTTCAGCAGCGAGAGCTGGAGACCATGGTCCAGGTGAGGTTCCAAATCCCAGGACATACTTAGGTATTTGGACTGACAATCAAACTGATAAAATCAAAGTATTCTGTACCTACTAAGCCCAAACTTACTTTTGCAAACCTAGCATAGACCAAAAGAGAAGCAGCTCTATTACTTAGTGGGCCAGTTGATCGGtgttgccaaaataaataataaaaaaatcttacataAATCAGGTATCCTCTTCTGGATtcatatggaaaaaaacatatggACCAACATAAAGTTTTTC from Anguilla anguilla isolate fAngAng1 chromosome 8, fAngAng1.pri, whole genome shotgun sequence includes these protein-coding regions:
- the LOC118234059 gene encoding ubiquitin carboxyl-terminal hydrolase 47-like, translated to MEQASAARAGDHGPGSQEFSRRHEQKDKQGGQVSITSGNKGSKSNLAVEEGRTAVDNTQCELSDKDDTCSMEQASAARAGDHGPGSQEFSRRHEQKDKQGGQVSITSGNKGSKSNLAVEEGRTAVDNTQCELSDKDDTCSMEQASAARAGDHGPGGASATICSQPIAIQDGNREYGREQEEQASTGRAGDHGPKKGANPKTYSGLQNQGSTCYLNTVLQILFMTDECREAVMR